TTCATTTTCAAATAGCCGTTCGAACCCAGGGGAGAAAAATGCTGGCAGATCAGGTACCCCCTGGGCAAAAGGGGGTTGGCGTAGTGTTTGCGGTCAAAACAGAGGTGTCCGGCCGGTGAGCAGTTCAGGGTTAAAGCGGTGACAACAGCGAGTTCCAGGGCCCGCCCATTCAGCACGGGCAAGCTACCGGGCAACCCAAGACAAACCGGGCAGCAACGACTATTTGGCGGAGCAGCTTCGGAAGATGCACTGCAGGAACAGAAAAGTTTGGTGCGGGTTTTTATCCGGGCATGAACCGTGAGCCTGGTCATAGTTTCATGTTCTTTCAAGGTCTTTTTTCTCCTCCCGCCGAAGTTATTTTGGTTCAGGCGGCGTCAACGGTGGATACAATTTTTCCACGGCCGTGGCAACCTGGAAAAGAAGCTCCTCTTTCATGGGCGGAGCCGTGAACTGCATGCCCACCGGCAGATTGCCTTCGGAGAGGCCGGCAAATACCGATACAGCCGGAAACCCGGCCAGGGACGCCATGATCGTGCATATGTCCGAAGCATACATCTGCAAGGGGTCATGAACCTTCTCTCCTATTTTGAATGCCGTGGTTGGTGCCGTGGGCTCCAGTAACAGATCGCAGTGCCTGAAAGCACACCGCATTTCATCCCTTATCAATGCCCGAACTTTGAGTGCTGCCGAGTAGAAGTTCTCTTTCTGTTCGTTCCGGAGAAGGTATGTTCCGAGAATGATCCGGCGCTTGACTTCCATTCCCGGGCCTTTGTAGCCTGAAGAGGGTACCCCTTTGCTGAAATGGCTGCCGTTCCCGGAATCAATTCCGTAACGCAAAACATGATGTCCCAGGTTTGAAGATGCTTCCACCGTGTTGATCAGATAGTATACTGCCAGGGCATAATCAGCATGGGAAAATGATACCTCCGTTATCTCTGCCCCCAGGTCCTGCAGATATGTTGCTGTCTGGTCAAGCCTGCCTGCAACCTCTTCGTCGAAATAAGCATCCTTCTGGCCCCTGATTACCCCCACGGTCATATCGGAGATTTTTTTCTCGATTGTTCCCGGTCGACAGCCCCCCGCCGTGTGGTAAACAAGAGTGGTGGAA
Above is a genomic segment from Bacillota bacterium containing:
- the gatA gene encoding Asp-tRNA(Asn)/Glu-tRNA(Gln) amidotransferase subunit GatA, which codes for MKLCEYNALELSRLMKRKEISAVDVVNSFLVRIERMEKKIKAFISLSPDDALETARQVDSRRVAGEELHPLAGVPVAVKDNICTRGISTTCASNVLKKYIPPYDATVVKKLREAGLPILGKTNMDEFAMGSSTENSAFFPTHNPWDVEKAPGGSSGGSAAAVAAHEAPLALGSDTGGSVRQPAAFCGLFGLRPTYGCISRYGLLPLSSSMDQVGILGANVADGAALFHLLAGYDPHDSTTLVYHTAGGCRPGTIEKKISDMTVGVIRGQKDAYFDEEVAGRLDQTATYLQDLGAEITEVSFSHADYALAVYYLINTVEASSNLGHHVLRYGIDSGNGSHFSKGVPSSGYKGPGMEVKRRIILGTYLLRNEQKENFYSAALKVRALIRDEMRCAFRHCDLLLEPTAPTTAFKIGEKVHDPLQMYASDICTIMASLAGFPAVSVFAGLSEGNLPVGMQFTAPPMKEELLFQVATAVEKLYPPLTPPEPK